DNA from Prunus persica cultivar Lovell chromosome G6, Prunus_persica_NCBIv2, whole genome shotgun sequence:
AACTCTGCCCCTAAGCTTGCCCCTAAgcttaggggtgggcactcaaaccggcgaaccgggaatccaaaccgaaccacatcgaaccaaaccgaaaaaaaatcgagttgaccaaaaagtcaaaaaccggtcaaaaactgaaccggaccggtttggaccggttccgggttcggttccatgtcttcaaaaatcgaaccgggccgaaccgaaccggtgaaactaaaaaaatatataatttcaatatatatttatatttaatgctatatttttaatttcactaaaaaaaacctaatatttatccaagttcaatgtcaaaatatctctcttttctcactttaatatttattttttatatgaaattgaataatttgttaattttcaagtaaaaaaataatattttagttgagaattgtattaaaaaataaattttataatccggttcaaaatcgAACcgaaaccggaaccggaccgaaaccagttcaaaccgaaccggacggtttttgaaattttttttattaaaactgaACCGAATCAAACCGAATGAATAGTATCgaatcggttctaatttgaggtaaaaaccggtccaaaccgaaccgtgcccacccctacctAAGCTTGCTATAATTGTAATTGGGTTTGGTTGCATGTATGTGGACCCTTGTGTCAATTTCCTTATTATTTGGTTAAGTGATAGGCTTATCACTCATTTGAATCATAGGATTTTTGCTaatgtcaaaaaaattgaacgtACATCATCAATATTGTCCTTTGTTCTTGCTATGATTGTGGGAGTGATGGGTAATTGCTTTATCGAAGGCTACTCTTTTACCGATGGCCTTTACCTCTGATTTGGCTCTCACATTGGTGGGTTATGGCGATTTACACTTTAAAACAACCGGTGGCAAATATTTTGCCATCTTTTGGTTGGCTTGGAGTACCCCTATTGTGAAGAGGGCGATTGACATTATGCATCGCCACTCTGACTCGTGGAGGTATAGGTTTCAGccttttgttgttgctgtttACTTTCACCAATTTAAACAACAATAACGCTACGAGTACCAACTTGTTTATCAACTTTTGGATACCAACACATGCGGCACATGACATGACAACCTATGTTATctattttaattacataatttgttatataaataaaagaatttctcattgaaaaaagatataattaaaaaaaaaacccatttaATATTTAGGTCCCTTCCGTCTTCCTCCTTGCCCCTCCCCCCTTCttgaaaaaccctagaaattcAACAGTCCTTcatgtaaaaaaaacccatttgTTACTGCTGGAACATATTGGTTTTCCAGTACCCAGGCTTCAAATTGACTGTCCAAACCGACATTAACAATTTCTTTAGACTGCTCATTAATGAGAGATGGCCCATATATAGGCTTGGTGCTTTGAATTTGAGAAGTTTCAACTGGTGGCGGTTGAAAGGAAGGAGCTGAATGCTTTGATTGGAATTGTTCACCCAACTATAGTTACAATATGAAAAACCCACATCCACGACACTTGCACCTAGATTATCTTGCAAACATATATTTTGACTTGAATTTTGACTTTGATTCCCATACTGATACCCACCTTAGAAATATTGGCTATCATGAAGGACTGTTgaatttctagggtttttcaaGAAGGGGGGGAGGGGCAAGGACGAAGACGGAAGGGACCTAAATATTAAATGggggttatttatttatttatttaaaattatatcttttttcgatgaaaaattcttttatttatataacaaattatgtaattaaaatagATGAGATGGCAGATGACATGGGTTGCCATGTCATGTGCCACATGTGTTGGTATCCAAAAGTTAATAAACAAGTTGGTGTCCGTAGCGTTATTGTTtaaacaaactaaaacaaatagacacacaaacacatatatattaaaactaaaattattaCAGTTGTGGTTCATTAGGCGCAAATAACTtgagtttaattaattagcaccACAATAAATAAGTCGATAATCTGAAGCCACCATAATACCAGGTTCACATGATGCCTTAAATCTTAAACCTAAAAATTGGTTAGAATATTACCCAGGAAAAGTTTTATGTGCGACAGATAGTGCAACAATACTGGTTCCACCTTCAGTTTTTGAAGCTGACCAGTAAAGAAAATACATCAACATGTTTTGCACGTTGTCTAATAAGTTTCATAATGTTAATTCTCTCTCGTTTGTTTAGCATAGCAACTATGACAAAAGAATgccaattctctctcttttggttagccacatttattttctttgcacAGATAGTTGAGAAATCGGGCCGGAAGTTGGCATAAATTCTGCACGGAAGACAACATCAAAGCCTAGTATGGGAAACTTCTTGGGCTTAAAAGCTTCAAAAGATTAAACCATATGGGCCTCATAGATAAAATCTGCTGCAATAGAACCCAAGCACTTGATTGTAGAAAGTATGGTGAAGGAAGAAGGGACGGCTAGGAATTATTCAGAAACCTCCTGAAGAAACCCACTGTATAAAGacaaaccaaaatcaaaagtCAAAAGAGAATTGAATGGCATCAGCAGCAATCTCAGTGAGGCCACTGATATCAGCTCGACACAAAGCAAACGCAGCAACCAGATTCCTCACATCTCGGAGCAATACCCATCCACCAACATCACTAGATAAATGGACCCTAAACGACACCGCAAGCAATGCTGCTAGTTCTGCTCTTAGACTCGTCCCCCATCTCCATAATCCtcgccatcatcttcttcatcctccTCTTTCGATTTgccgtcttcttcttcttcctcgccCTCCTCTTTCTCCTCTGCTCAGACCTCGTCCACCTCTTCTTCGACATTATCTGCCCCTGATGACCACTCCCCATGCCACCTCTGATTCGGCCCATTCCTCCTCAGCCTCCTGCAAAACGGTGCGTACGTTTCCGTTCTCCAACTCTCCTCTTGCAATTTATGATCAGTTTAGAGTAATGGGTTTCTCTTAATTTATTCTTCTCAATCTAAAAATTTCGACCTTTAGCATTTTTGTTCAGTTTGCAGTGATGGGTCTCTCTTAATTTACTTTTATAAAGTGTATAAAAAATCGgtcggaatttttttttcctgacttCAAAGAAAACCTAGGCACGCTGTCgcccccttctctctctctctctctctctctctctcacgaatcgaccaccaccaccaggCCGCGACGACCCCTTGCCCACCCGCGACCCCCTCGAAAACACCCGCGACCCTTTCTCTCTCCGTAATTATCTTTTGCTGCTGTACATGCTTTATTTATTCCTTTATCAATGTAAAATTTTGATCTTTAGCATTTGTTGTTCAGTTTAAACCAATGGGTCTCTGTTAATTCCTTTATCAATGTAAAATTTTGATCTCTATCTTAGTTTTATTGTTCTCAATGTTAAATTCTGAtcttttgcatatatatatatatatatatatattttttatcgGTTTTAAAGTAATGGGTCCctgttaatttctttttctcaatgtaatgtttttggttttgggtgttTAGGTGAGGCTTGTGGTAAAGGGGAGGGTGCAGGGTGTGTTTTACAGGAACTGGACAATTGAGAACGCAACCCAATTGGGCTTGAAAGGTTGGGTTCGGAACAGAAGAGATGGGTCTGTGGAGACTCTGCTTTCTGGGAACCCTGATGCGGTTCAAGAGATGGAGCAGAGGTGTCGACGAGGTCCTCCATCTGCTGTGGTCACTGGGCTCGAGGTCTTTCCCAGCACTGAGGACCCTGGGGATGGATTTGAGCGCAAACAAACGGTCTGATTCATTATCCATTTCCTGTGTTAGCTAGAATGTAATATGTATAGTCTTATTCAACTCTATACTATAGATTGTCGTTCCAAGTTCTGAATAAGAGGACACATGTGCAATGTGGTTCttgtttaaataatataccaccCAATGACTTCATATCATACATTGGTTTCTACTTTCTGTTTTGTGTTGGTATTTGTTAAGTGGATGAGTATTTTGCTTTTGAAACTTTAAAAGAAGCTCGATGGATGCAGCGACAATCACTGCATTTTTAAGCTAAACCATTATAGACATTCATGTAAGGTTGACAGAGTACAGATCATGGCCACTTGAGCGTTGAGGCTTAAAATTGTTTGGTAAAGTAGAGAAAGTTGCTTGCTAGAGGCATATGATGAGTTACACCACTTTCATGCATCTTTGGGTTGTTTTGCACCCTTTTAACGCTAGCAGAAAGTTGGTCTTCATTCTTGTTAGGCTGATcctagaaaacaaaatttccgAACTTATTAGATTAGAAAGTTTTCTTAACTTATTGGCTGCCTTTAAAATTATATGGTTGGGTAGAAGAGTAAGATAGATATTCACCAAGGTTGAGTAGACTGATCCTCCCTTAAGCTTTGAACTGCTCCCTGGTTTGCTTGGTTGACAATCCACTGGTTTTTGTTCCGTGGTTTGGAGAAGTCTTCGGCGTTAAGGGGTCATTTAGCTGTCCTAAGTCTTTAGTCAAGGAAGGTACGGTTTTCACTGGTATATCTTGGGCATGCAATActcaataataaaatatgtaataTGATAGATTGTTAAG
Protein-coding regions in this window:
- the LOC18772265 gene encoding uncharacterized protein LOC18772265, which encodes MASAAISVRPLISARHKANAATRFLTSRSNTHPPTSLDKWTLNDTASNAASSALRLVPHLHNPRHHLLHPPLSICRLLLLPRPPLSPLLRPRPPLLRHYLPLMTTPHATSDSAHSSSASCKTVRLVVKGRVQGVFYRNWTIENATQLGLKGWVRNRRDGSVETLLSGNPDAVQEMEQRCRRGPPSAVVTGLEVFPSTEDPGDGFERKQTV